In Rhodoferax koreense, a genomic segment contains:
- a CDS encoding CheR family methyltransferase, which translates to MRLLIDAIYLKYHFDFRSYASASLKRRLTAAMGRFGCDTLSQLQDKVLHDAAVFPALLDYLTVQVSEMFRDPDYFRSLRREVVPLLRTYPSLKIWVAGCSTGEEVYSLAILLREEGLLARTLIYATDINPQALQRAETGIYDLDRIALFTTNHQKSGARNSLSDYYTAAYGRAVFDKSLREHIVFSDHSLATDSVFAEVHLVSCRNVLIYFDRALQDRALTLFRDALCRKGFLGLGAKESLRFSACADDFDELVREDRIFQKKASA; encoded by the coding sequence ATGCGTCTGCTGATCGACGCCATCTACCTCAAGTACCACTTCGACTTCAGGAGCTACGCCAGCGCCTCGCTGAAGCGGCGCCTCACCGCGGCCATGGGGCGTTTCGGCTGCGACACGCTTTCGCAGCTGCAGGACAAGGTGCTGCACGACGCGGCGGTGTTTCCTGCGCTGCTCGACTACCTCACCGTGCAGGTCAGCGAGATGTTCCGCGATCCGGACTACTTCCGCTCCCTACGCCGCGAGGTGGTGCCGCTGCTGCGCACTTATCCCTCGCTGAAGATCTGGGTGGCCGGCTGCAGCACCGGGGAGGAGGTGTACTCGCTGGCCATCCTGCTGCGCGAGGAGGGACTGCTTGCGCGCACGCTGATCTACGCCACCGACATCAATCCGCAGGCGCTGCAGCGTGCGGAGACCGGCATCTACGACCTGGACCGCATCGCGCTGTTCACCACCAACCACCAGAAATCGGGTGCGCGCAACTCTTTGTCGGACTACTACACCGCGGCTTACGGCCGGGCCGTGTTCGACAAGTCGCTGCGCGAGCACATCGTGTTCTCCGACCACAGCCTGGCCACCGACAGCGTGTTTGCCGAGGTGCACCTGGTGTCTTGCCGCAATGTGCTGATCTACTTCGACCGGGCGCTGCAGGATCGCGCGCTCACCCTGTTCCGAGACGCGCTGTGCCGCAAGGGCTTCCTCGGCCTGGGCGCGAAGGAGTCGCTGCGCTTCTCGGCCTGCGCCGACGACTTCGACGAGCTGGTGCGCGAAGACCGCATCTTCCAGAAAAAGGCGAGCGCATGA
- a CDS encoding chemotaxis protein CheB translates to MKDALALRGQVDAVVVGASAGGVEALIQLLPAFAAGFQGAVIVVLHLPRDRRSLLVDIFQPRCALAVREAQDKESVAGGTIYFAPPDYHLLVDRGPDARPQLALSVDEAVNYSRPSIDVLFESAADVYRERLMGIVLTGGNQDGASGLMAVQRAGGVSVVQDPETAQVSLMPASALAAVKDGPVDFVLPLPDMADLLKTMSEGEMT, encoded by the coding sequence ATGAAGGACGCGCTGGCGTTGCGGGGGCAGGTGGACGCCGTGGTCGTCGGCGCCTCGGCCGGCGGCGTGGAGGCGCTGATCCAGTTGCTGCCGGCGTTCGCCGCGGGGTTCCAAGGCGCGGTGATCGTCGTGCTGCACCTGCCGCGCGACCGGCGCAGCCTGCTGGTGGACATCTTCCAGCCCCGGTGCGCACTGGCGGTGCGCGAGGCGCAGGACAAGGAGTCGGTGGCCGGCGGCACGATCTATTTCGCGCCGCCGGACTATCACCTGCTGGTCGATCGCGGCCCCGACGCGAGGCCCCAGTTGGCGCTGTCGGTGGATGAGGCGGTGAACTATTCGCGGCCTTCGATCGACGTGTTGTTCGAGTCGGCCGCCGACGTCTACCGCGAGCGGCTGATGGGCATCGTGCTCACCGGCGGCAACCAGGACGGCGCCTCGGGCCTGATGGCGGTGCAGCGCGCCGGCGGCGTGAGCGTGGTGCAAGACCCCGAGACCGCGCAGGTGAGCCTGATGCCGGCATCGGCCTTGGCGGCGGTGAAAGACGGCCCGGTCGACTTCGTGCTGCCGCTGCCGGACATGGCGGATCTTTTGAAAACGATGAGCGAAGGGGAGATGACGTGA
- a CDS encoding hybrid sensor histidine kinase/response regulator: MGDRNVHGGGDQPVPGPRVKCLLVDDLQENLLALSALLRRDDVELLLARSGMEALELLLKHDVALALLDVQMPEMDGFELAELMRGSERTRHVPIIFVTAGARDQQRLFKGYDSGAVDFLFKPIEAHILKSKAEVFFQLYRQKRQLAQNLAERTETLRLHEMFTAVLGHDLRGPLSAMMMAAQVLTRRPEEPVQKVGARLIKSGHWMARMIEDVLDVSRARLAGGIPVKRQHFDLGQLVERIAGDYRTLFPDHAITVSLLGDLSGHLDEDRWVQVVSNLVGNALHHGQPEDPVEVRADGRSADAIFLSVANGGAIPPEVLPSIFDPFRRGGRTSSRAEGLGLGLYIVQQIVRSHGGTVDVATPDGKTVFTVTVPRG, from the coding sequence ATGGGTGATCGCAACGTCCATGGCGGCGGCGATCAGCCCGTGCCGGGCCCGCGCGTGAAATGCCTGCTGGTCGATGACCTGCAGGAAAACCTGCTCGCCTTGTCGGCACTGCTGCGCCGTGACGACGTGGAGCTGCTGCTCGCGCGCTCGGGCATGGAGGCACTGGAACTGCTGCTCAAGCACGATGTGGCGCTGGCCTTGCTCGACGTGCAGATGCCCGAGATGGACGGCTTCGAGCTGGCCGAACTGATGCGCGGCAGCGAGCGCACGCGCCATGTGCCCATCATCTTCGTCACCGCCGGTGCGCGCGACCAGCAGCGGCTGTTCAAGGGTTATGACAGCGGCGCGGTGGATTTCCTTTTCAAGCCGATCGAGGCGCACATTCTCAAGAGCAAGGCCGAGGTGTTCTTCCAGTTGTACCGTCAGAAGCGGCAGCTCGCGCAGAACCTGGCCGAGCGCACCGAAACGCTGCGCCTGCACGAGATGTTCACCGCCGTGCTCGGGCACGATCTGCGTGGGCCGCTGTCCGCGATGATGATGGCCGCCCAGGTGCTGACCCGCCGGCCGGAAGAACCGGTGCAGAAGGTGGGTGCGCGCCTGATCAAGAGCGGCCACTGGATGGCGCGCATGATCGAGGACGTGCTCGATGTCAGCCGCGCGCGGTTGGCCGGCGGCATTCCGGTGAAGCGGCAGCACTTCGACCTGGGCCAGCTGGTGGAACGCATCGCCGGTGACTACCGTACGCTTTTCCCGGATCACGCGATCACGGTCTCGCTGCTGGGTGATCTGAGCGGGCATCTTGATGAAGACCGTTGGGTACAGGTGGTGTCGAACCTGGTGGGCAATGCGCTGCACCATGGCCAGCCGGAAGATCCGGTCGAAGTCCGCGCCGATGGCCGTTCGGCCGACGCCATCTTCCTGAGCGTGGCCAATGGCGGTGCGATCCCGCCCGAGGTGTTGCCCTCGATCTTCGACCCCTTCCGCCGCGGCGGGAGGACCTCGTCGCGCGCCGAGGGGCTGGGCCTGGGGTTGTACATCGTGCAGCAGATCGTGCGCTCGCACGGTGGCACGGTGGATGTCGCGACGCCGGACGGCAAAACGGTGTTCACCGTGACGGTGCCGCGTGGCTGA
- a CDS encoding tripartite tricarboxylate transporter permease — MEIINNLSLGFEHALTWQNLLYCALGCTVGTLIGLLPGLGPLSTISLLLPLTYSIPTGGALIMLAGIYYGAQYGDSVSAITMKIPHASSIVACIDGYQMTLKGKTGLALFTAGISSFIGGTVAIVVLSTMAPALGEVGFLFGPADYCALMLLGFFCVSFVSAGSLLNGLAMAMVGVLLGMVGTDVNSGVARYTMNLPFLMDGIGLISIALGCFGIAEVVKNLDSKSVLTPFNGTIKLMPTWPEFKRIIPSALRGSVIGSILGILPGGGPTIAQFAAYAADKKFSKYKHEIGTGCIEGVAGQAAADEAAARTSFIPLMAIGIPENAVMALMMAAFVVKGIQPGPNMIATHPDLFWGLVASMWVGNVFLVVLNVPLVRYWLSVFKIPYTVLFPAIMFFCCIGTFSINNSLDDIYTTAVFGLIGYLFLRLDMEAAPLMLGFILGPMLEENFRRTMLLSRGSFSAFVTRPISATLLSVIAILVVWQIVAFLIKLKKAHGKPIHIETAEERIDHQTKASPVLDTPT, encoded by the coding sequence ATGGAAATCATCAACAACCTCTCCCTCGGGTTCGAGCACGCCTTGACGTGGCAGAACCTCTTGTACTGCGCACTCGGCTGCACCGTCGGCACCCTGATCGGCCTGTTGCCGGGCCTCGGCCCGCTGTCGACCATCAGCCTGCTGCTGCCCCTGACCTATTCCATCCCCACGGGCGGCGCGCTGATCATGCTGGCCGGTATCTACTACGGGGCTCAGTACGGGGATAGCGTGAGCGCGATCACGATGAAGATACCGCACGCCAGCAGCATCGTCGCCTGTATCGATGGCTACCAGATGACGCTCAAGGGCAAGACTGGACTGGCGCTGTTCACCGCAGGCATCTCCAGCTTCATCGGCGGTACGGTGGCCATCGTGGTGCTGTCGACGATGGCGCCGGCGCTCGGCGAAGTCGGCTTCCTGTTCGGCCCGGCCGACTACTGCGCGCTGATGCTGCTCGGCTTCTTCTGCGTGAGCTTCGTCTCCGCCGGCAGCCTGCTCAACGGCCTGGCCATGGCCATGGTCGGGGTGCTGCTCGGCATGGTCGGCACCGACGTCAATTCCGGCGTGGCCCGCTACACCATGAACCTGCCGTTCCTGATGGATGGCATCGGCCTCATCAGCATCGCGCTGGGCTGCTTCGGCATCGCCGAAGTGGTGAAGAACCTGGACAGCAAGAGCGTGCTCACACCGTTCAACGGCACCATCAAGCTCATGCCGACCTGGCCCGAGTTCAAGCGCATCATCCCCAGCGCCCTGCGCGGCAGCGTGATCGGCTCGATCCTGGGCATTTTGCCCGGCGGCGGCCCGACCATCGCCCAGTTCGCCGCCTACGCAGCGGACAAGAAGTTCAGCAAGTACAAGCACGAGATCGGCACCGGCTGCATCGAAGGCGTGGCCGGCCAGGCCGCTGCCGACGAAGCTGCCGCGCGCACCAGCTTCATTCCGCTGATGGCCATCGGCATTCCCGAAAACGCCGTCATGGCGCTGATGATGGCCGCCTTCGTGGTCAAGGGCATCCAGCCCGGCCCGAACATGATCGCCACCCATCCCGACCTGTTCTGGGGCCTGGTGGCCAGCATGTGGGTCGGCAACGTGTTCCTGGTGGTGCTGAACGTGCCGCTGGTGCGCTACTGGCTGTCGGTGTTCAAGATCCCGTACACCGTGCTGTTCCCGGCCATCATGTTCTTCTGCTGCATCGGCACCTTCAGCATCAACAACAGCCTGGACGACATCTACACCACCGCGGTGTTCGGCCTGATCGGCTACCTGTTCCTGCGCCTGGACATGGAAGCCGCGCCGCTGATGCTGGGCTTCATTCTCGGCCCGATGCTGGAGGAGAACTTCCGACGCACCATGCTGCTGAGCCGCGGCAGCTTCAGCGCCTTCGTGACGCGGCCCATCAGCGCCACCTTGCTGAGCGTGATCGCGATCCTGGTCGTGTGGCAGATCGTGGCCTTCCTGATCAAGCTGAAGAAGGCCCATGGCAAGCCGATCCACATCGAGACGGCCGAGGAGCGCATCGATCACCAGACCAAAGCCAGCCCGGTGCTCGACACGCCCACCTGA